One genomic window of Gossypium hirsutum isolate 1008001.06 chromosome D11, Gossypium_hirsutum_v2.1, whole genome shotgun sequence includes the following:
- the LOC107916697 gene encoding alpha/beta hydrolase domain-containing protein 17B, with protein MGGVTSSIAAKFAFFPPNPPSYRVLEDELCAGQLYIPEVPRRDGVDVLKLRTRRGNDIVAVHIKHPKASATLLYSHGNAADLGQMFELFVELCNRLRVNLMGYDYSGYGQSTGKPTECNTYADIDAAYKCLKEEYGVKDEQLILYGQSVGSGPTVDLASRLPNLRGVVLHSPILSGMRVLYPVKRTYWFDIYKNIDKIGAVNCQVLVIHGTADEVVDCSHGKQLWELCKNKYDPLWVNGGGHCNLELYPEFIRHLKKFVLSLHKSKAATNGSEKIAVNSDNQTKPPDGGTSDTFKLDADLPEVSRNSLDSRLEKSKKSNKPEKSRMSTDRVDRFRRKKGLVW; from the exons ATGGGAGGAGTAACGTCTTCGATTGCCGCGAAATTTGCGTTCTTCCCGCCAAATCCGCCGTCATACAGAGTGCTAGAGGACGAGTTATGCGCTGGTCAGCTTTACATACCAGAGGTACCGAGGAGGGACGGTGTCGACGTCTTGAAGCTACGCACGCGCCGCGGGAACGACATCGTCGCCGTCCATATAAAACACCCCAAGGCTTCCGCTACTCTCTTGTATTCTCATGGAAATGCCGCTGATTTAGGACAAATGTTTGAGCTTTTCGTCGAGTTGTGTAATCGCCTGCGGGTTAATCTTATGgg GTATGATTATTCTGGCTATGGACAATCAACTGGAAAG CCAACAGAGTGTAATACATATGCAGACATAGATGCAGCTTATAAGTGCCTTAAGGAAGAGTATGGAGTTAAAGATGAACAGTTAATATTGTATGGTCAGTCAGTTGGTAGTGGACCTACTGTTGATCTTGCTTCTCGTTTGCCGAACTTGAGAGGCGTTGTTCTTCATAGCCCAATTTTGTCTGGCATGAGAGTATTGTACCCTGTCAAAAGGACATACTGGTTTGACATTTATAAG AATATTGACAAAATTGGAGCAGTGAACTGTCAGGTTTTGGTAATTCAT GGGACAGCTGATGAAGTGGTTGATTGTTCCCATGGTAAACAGCTTTGGGAGCTTTGCAAGAATAAGTACGACCCTTTATGGGTAAACGGAGGAGGACATTGCAATCTGGAGCTCTACCCAGAATTCATTAGACATTTGAAGAAATTTGTACTGTCTCTACATAAATCAAAAGCAGCCACAAATGGTTCTGAAAAAATAGCGGTGAACTCTGACAATCAGACAAAACCACCTGATGGTGGAACTTCGGATACTTTTAAACTGGATGCTGACCTTCCAGAAGTTTCTAGAAACAGCTTAGATAGTCGACTGGAGAAGTCTAAGAAGTCAAATAAGCCTGAGAAGTCTCGAATGAGCACAGACCGTGTTGATAGGTTTAGACGAAAAAAGGGCTTAGTTTGGTGA
- the LOC107916696 gene encoding pathogenesis-related thaumatin-like protein 3.5, with amino-acid sequence MNSSSHLPLFSILLVVLGLTVSQSTNVSGAYSSTFTIVNNCNYTVWPAVVSYPQSTQISPSGFILQPGESTSISVPPSWSGRISGRTHCGTDSSGNFSCLTGDCGTSRPECSGNSSIQATLAEFYFNSSVGSDFYDVSLVDGFNLPLMISPHGGTGDDCNSTGCVADLNGDCPSELKVVNGSETVACKSACTAFGPPQYCCDTTNTCKPTSYEQFFKSRCPNAYSYPQDDANSTFSCFAADYDITFCPSPSTRTNGSAAKRVENKTGCHKCNASGGTCGSDSNNRTICHCPSGFYNSPELKQCLGLAPLPGPVLAPTYSPRPGGSNLKLTYSILIG; translated from the exons ATGAATTCATCATCACATCTACCTTTGTTTTCCATATTACTCGTCGTGCTCGGACTTACCGTCTCACAAAGCACTAATGTCTCAG GTGCTTATTCATCAACGTTTACTATTGTAAACAATTGCAACTATACAGTTTGGCCAGCGGTAGTGTCTTATCCTCAATCTACACAAATTTCCCCTTCAGGTTTCATTCTTCAACCAGGCGAATCAACATCTATTTCTGTTCCACCATCTTGGTCAGGTCGGATATCGGGTCGAACTCATTGTGGTACTGACTCTTCTGGCAATTTCTCTTGCCTCACCGGGGACTGCGGCACATCTAGACCAGAGTGTTCTGGTAATAGTTCCATCCAGGCCACCCTTGCAGAGTTTTATTTCAATAGTTCTGTGGGATCCGATTTCTATGATGTTAGCCTTGTTGATGGATTCAATCTACCATTGATGATATCCCCACATGGTGGAACTGGAGATGACTGTAACTCAACTGGATGTGTTGCGGATTTGAATGGTGACTGTCCTTCGGAGCTTAAGGTTGTCAATGGGAGTGAGACAGTTGCATGTAAGAGTGCCTGCACTGCTTTTGGGCCCCCCCAATATTGCTGTGATACTACAAATACGTGCAAGCCCACTTCTTACGAACAATTCTTCAAGAGTCGGTGTCCTAATGCTTATAGCTACCCCCAAGATGATGCAAACAGTACCTTCAGTTGTTTTGCTGCTGATTATGACATCACTTTCTGCCCATCCCCTTCCACCAG GACTAATGGAAGTGCAGCGAAAAGAGTGGAGAATAAAACAGGTTGCCACAAGTGCAATGCTTCCGGTGGAACCTGCGGTTCCGACAGCAACAATCGAACAATCTGCCACTGTCCCTCTGGATTTTACAACTCGCCAGAGCTCAAACAATGTCTCGGCTTAGCTCCCCTCCCAGGCCCAGTATTGGCCCCAACATATAGCCCACGCCCAG GTGGGTCCAATTTGAAGTTGACATATTCAATATTAATAG GTTGA